Proteins found in one Pseudorasbora parva isolate DD20220531a chromosome 11, ASM2467924v1, whole genome shotgun sequence genomic segment:
- the LOC137092620 gene encoding protocadherin alpha-C2-like → MVLLFFSAVFDTASSVTQYSIPEEMEEGSVVANLASELGLDVKTLSRRKMRLDIISNKKYLDVNKETGELYILEKMDREYLCISKTATTCFIKMEVILESPVRIFNFEIEIVDINDNAPQFRRDTIHLDISESTAAGERFSLSNAVDPDIGSNSIKTYYLSESEHFDIEIQTGRDGSKFADLILKKPLDREEQASHNLILTAVDGGVPARSGTASIIVRVLDTNDNAPQFDKDSYTKNLTENAPIGSLVVKLNATDKDEGSNSDLLYSYSLYTSEKTQQTFSLNPNNGEIRVKEMINYEDFRIYDMEIIATDKAANSLSGKCKVKILITDMNDNHPEISIKSFSSPVKEDVPVNTVIAVVSVSDKDSGENGQVDIHISDDLPFALKESSDNYYELLISEPLDREKVPEYDITITVTDRGNPPLSDNETITLELLDVNDNVPQFPQTFYTIPVMENNAPGASLSSLTAIDPDLHENQYLVYFIIEREIANTSMSMLFSINPENGNLYALKTFDYEIEKEFLFHIETRDSGVPPLSSNVTVHIIIMDQNDNTPLIVSPWRAHGSEVKEKIPRSTDKGTLIAKVIAIDSDSVHNSRITYQFLQNTDATLFSLDQYNGEIRTMRMFSYRDSRDQRLVVIAKDNGEPALSATVTIKLSTVETALKTYTEVPLEYDIFSDLNLYLVIGLGSVSFLLLITILVTIVLKCQKAKPSKAAPSCRNSVISERNSTIADSTLVSNDAYWYSLFLAETRKGKLVVRQPVPKGARYIVSSIPRSTGLTETSDSAASTLQVSNGT, encoded by the coding sequence ATGGTCCTTCTGTTTTTCTCCGCTGTTTTTGACACTGCGTCCTCTGTTACGCAATATTCTATCCCAGAAGAAATGGAGGAAGGCTCTGTTGTCGCTAATTTAGCCTCAGAATTGGGACTGGATGTGAAAACACTGAGCAGACGAAAAATGCGGCTCGATATTATATCTAACAAAAAATATCTGGATGTCAATAAAGAGACAGGAGAGCTCTACATTTTAGAAAAGATGGATCGAGAATATCTCTGTATATCAAAAACGGCAACAACATGTTTTATCAAAATGGAAGTGATACTCGAGAGTCCTGTGCGGATATTTAACTTTGAAATTGAAATTGTGGATATAAATGACAACGCCCCCCAGTTTCGGAGAGATACTATCCACCTGGATATTTCAGAATCTACAGCAGCCGGAGAGAGATTCTCGCTCAGTAATGCGGTGGATCCTGATATTGGCTCAAATTCGATAAAAACGTATTATTTGAGTGAGAGTGAGCATTTCGACATTGAAATACAAACAGGGAGGGACGGGTCAAAATTTGCTGATTTGATTCTGAAAAAACCTTTAGACAGAGAAGAACAAGCTTCACATAATCTGATCCTCACTGCTGTGGATGGAGGAGTCCCCGCGCGCTCTGGCACGGCTAGCATTATTGTGCGCGTTCTGGACACGAATGACAACGCCCCTCAATTCGATAAAGACAGTTATACTAAAAATCTAACAGAAAACGCTCCCATTGGAAGCCTTGTAGTGAAATTAAACGCCACAGATAAAGACGAGGGCTCAAATTCAGATTTACTTTACTCTTATAGTTTGTATACATCAGAGAAAACGCAGCAAACATTCAGTCTGAATCCTAACAATGGCGAAATCAGAGTGAAAGAAATGATTAATTATGAGGATTTCAGGATCTATGACATGGAAATTATAGCAACAGATAAAGCAGCTAATAGTCTCTCTGGAAAGTGTAAAGTAAAGATATTAATCACAGATATGAATGACAATCATCCTGAAATTTCTATAAAGTCATTCTCGAGTCCAGTTAAAGAGGATGTTCCTGTAAATACAGTAATTGCAGTTGTTAGTGTGAGTGATAAAGACTCTGGAGAAAATGGACAGGTAGATATTCATATTTCTGATGATTTACCTTTTGCGCTCAAAGAATCGTCTGataattattatgaattattaaTCTCAGAACCGTTAGACCGTGAAAAGGTTCCAGAATATGACATCACTATTACCGTCACTGACAGGGGCAACCCGCCGTTATCTGATAATGAAACTATAACTTTAGAGCTACTGGACGTGAATGACAATGTTCCTCAGTTCCCACAGACATTCTACACGATCCCTGTTATGGAGAATAACGCGCCTGGAGCTTCACTGAGCTCTTTAACTGCTATAGACCCAGATCTCCATGAAAACCAGTATCTAGTTTATTTCATAATCGAGAGGGAAATAGCGAACACCTCCATGTCCATGCTGTTCTCCATTAACCCAGAGAACGGTAATCTTTACGCGCTAAAGACGTTTGACTATGAGATAGAGAAGGAGTTTCTTTTCCACATCGAGACCAGAGACTCTGGTGTCCCTCCGCTCAGCAGTAACGTGACCGTTCACATTATTATCATGGATCAGAACGACAACACACCGCTTATAGTGTCTCCATGGCGCGCGCACGGCTCGGAGGTGAAGGAAAAGATCCCGAGATCCACCGATAAAGGAACTCTGATAGCCAAAGTCATCGCCATAGACTCTGATTCAGTGCACAACTCTCGAATCACGTACCAGTTCCTCCAGAACACTGACGCTACGCTATTCAGCTTGGATCAATACAACGGAGAGATCCGGACCATGAGGATGTTCAGTTACAGAGACTCGCGAGACCAGCGGCTGGTGGTGATCGCCAAGGACAACGGAGAGCCCGCGCTCTCTGCTACAGTCACCATCAAACTGTCCACGGTGGAGACCGCCCTTAAGACCTATACTGAGGTGCCTTTGGAATATGACATCTTCTCAGATTTAAACCTGTATCTGGTGATCGGACTGGGCTCTGTGTCATTTCTTTTACTCATCACTATACTGGTCACCATCGTGCTGAAGTGTCAGAAAGCGAAGCCCAGCAAAGCGGCTCCTTCGTGCAGGAACAGTGTGATCAGCGAGAGGAACTCCACCATCGCGGACTCCACTCTGGTCTCCAACGATGCCTACTGGTACAGTTTATTTCTGGCAGAGACGAGGAAAGGAAAGCTGGTGGTCAGACAGCCTGTGCCAAAGGGAGCGAGATACATCGTGTCCAGTATACCGAGGAGCACAGGACTGACCGAGACCAGCGACTCAGCAGCATCTACTCTACAGGTAAGCAATGGCACAtag